A genomic segment from Polyangium mundeleinium encodes:
- the ribH gene encoding 6,7-dimethyl-8-ribityllumazine synthase — MSTNGERGAPRTVEGHLVVPSGAKFALVVSRFNHFIVDRLVEGALDAIVRHGGLTSDVTIVRVPGAWEIPVVVRRLAEKRSVSAIVALGAVIRGSTPHFDYVASEVTKGIAQVSLQTGVPVTFGVLTTDTIEQAVERAGTKAGNKGWEAAVSAIEMVSLASALDGARL; from the coding sequence ATGAGCACCAACGGAGAGCGCGGCGCTCCGCGCACGGTCGAGGGCCACCTGGTCGTCCCGTCGGGGGCGAAGTTCGCCCTCGTCGTGAGCCGGTTCAACCACTTCATCGTCGACAGGCTGGTCGAGGGCGCGCTCGACGCGATTGTGCGGCACGGTGGTTTGACGTCGGACGTGACGATCGTGCGCGTGCCGGGCGCGTGGGAGATCCCCGTCGTCGTCCGCAGGCTCGCGGAGAAGCGCAGCGTGAGCGCGATCGTGGCGCTCGGCGCGGTGATCCGCGGATCGACGCCGCACTTCGACTACGTGGCGTCCGAGGTGACGAAGGGGATCGCGCAGGTCTCCTTGCAGACGGGCGTGCCCGTGACGTTCGGCGTCCTGACGACCGACACGATCGAGCAGGCGGTCGAGCGCGCCGGGACGAAGGCTGGTAACAAGGGCTGGGAGGCCGCCGTGAGCGCGATCGAGATGGTCTCGCTCGCCTCGGCCCTCGACGGCGCCAGGCTCTGA
- the ribB gene encoding 3,4-dihydroxy-2-butanone-4-phosphate synthase yields MPHRLTIDSAVLSRVNRALDEIRSGRMVILVDDEDRENEGDLCMAAERVSPEAINFMAKHGRGLICLTLEEEQVDRLELPMMSAPGRGGPPLGTAFTVSIEARTGVTTGISAADRARTIQVAIQPDARPTDLVTPGHVFPLRARRGGVLVRTGQTEGSVDLARLAGLRAAGVICEIMNDDGTMARMPDLERFAAQHELVILSVADLIQYRLQTERLVRRVSEREIRLDLTSTTWTAVVYEIIGEARQFLTLVKGTVDGTKPTLCRMHSGALVADLFSSTPFEGGSNLREAISLIEKAGEGVVVYIPPRLDLAAELEAKGRTTTQETRAPQQALREFGLGAQVLADLGCQKLRLLTNSQTKIAGLDGFGLEVVERVPLVSMQGEA; encoded by the coding sequence ATGCCGCATCGACTGACGATCGACTCTGCCGTCCTCAGCCGTGTGAACCGCGCGCTCGATGAGATCCGGAGCGGTCGGATGGTGATCCTCGTCGACGACGAGGACCGCGAGAACGAGGGCGACCTCTGCATGGCCGCCGAGCGCGTGTCGCCGGAGGCAATCAACTTCATGGCCAAGCACGGCCGTGGCCTCATCTGTCTGACGCTCGAAGAGGAGCAGGTCGATCGGCTCGAGCTGCCGATGATGAGCGCCCCGGGGCGCGGCGGTCCGCCCCTCGGGACGGCGTTCACCGTGAGCATCGAGGCGCGCACGGGCGTGACCACGGGCATCAGCGCGGCCGATCGTGCGAGGACGATCCAGGTCGCGATCCAGCCGGACGCACGGCCCACCGACCTCGTCACGCCGGGGCACGTGTTCCCCCTGCGCGCGCGGCGCGGCGGCGTGCTGGTTCGGACGGGACAAACCGAGGGCTCCGTGGATCTCGCCCGGCTCGCGGGGCTCCGGGCCGCGGGCGTGATCTGCGAGATCATGAACGACGACGGCACGATGGCGCGGATGCCGGACCTCGAGCGGTTCGCGGCTCAGCACGAGCTCGTGATCCTGTCGGTGGCCGACCTCATTCAGTACCGCCTCCAGACCGAGCGGCTCGTGCGTCGTGTGTCGGAGCGAGAGATCCGGCTCGATCTGACGAGCACGACGTGGACGGCGGTGGTCTACGAGATCATCGGCGAGGCGCGGCAGTTTCTCACGCTCGTGAAGGGCACCGTGGACGGCACGAAGCCCACGCTTTGCCGCATGCATTCGGGCGCGCTCGTGGCCGACCTCTTCAGCTCGACGCCGTTCGAGGGCGGGTCGAACCTGCGCGAGGCGATCTCGTTGATCGAGAAGGCGGGCGAGGGCGTGGTGGTCTACATCCCGCCGCGGCTCGATCTCGCGGCCGAGCTCGAAGCGAAGGGCCGCACGACGACGCAGGAGACGCGTGCGCCGCAGCAGGCGCTGCGAGAGTTCGGGCTCGGCGCGCAGGTGCTCGCCGATCTCGGCTGCCAGAAGCTGCGGCTTCTGACGAACAGCCAGACGAAGATCGCGGGGCTCGACGGGTTCGGGCTCGAGGTGGTCGAGCGCGTGCCGCTCGTGTCGATGCAGGGCGAGGCTTGA
- a CDS encoding riboflavin synthase, which produces MFTGLVETIGILRQRAGSPVARAFIECSLGPLELGESISVNGACLTVDRIRKAGFECDMSSETLDRTTLGALMVGARVHLERAMKLGGRMGGHMVLGHVDGIGRVSERAPSGDATRLVVEADGGLAPYLADKGSVAIDGVSLTINRVTDQGKGRSSRVVFEVMLVPHTLGRTNLGDLRPGQAVNLEVDVLARYVARQLSIASGARATSSSEEAPGWGGEVAENDEHHHHESRDERLLAKLRSGGFL; this is translated from the coding sequence ATGTTCACAGGCCTCGTCGAGACCATCGGGATCCTCCGGCAGAGGGCCGGCAGCCCCGTCGCGCGCGCGTTCATCGAGTGCTCGCTCGGGCCGCTGGAGCTCGGCGAGTCGATCAGCGTGAACGGCGCGTGCCTGACGGTGGATCGGATCCGAAAGGCCGGGTTCGAGTGCGACATGTCCTCGGAGACGCTCGATCGGACGACGCTCGGCGCGCTCATGGTAGGCGCGCGTGTGCACCTCGAACGAGCGATGAAGCTCGGTGGGCGCATGGGCGGGCACATGGTGCTCGGGCATGTGGACGGCATCGGGCGCGTGAGCGAGCGAGCGCCGAGCGGGGACGCGACGCGGCTCGTAGTCGAGGCCGACGGCGGATTGGCGCCGTACCTGGCCGACAAGGGCTCGGTGGCGATCGACGGCGTGAGCCTGACGATCAACCGGGTGACGGATCAGGGGAAGGGGCGCTCGTCACGGGTCGTGTTCGAGGTCATGCTCGTGCCGCACACGCTCGGGCGGACGAACCTCGGCGATCTTCGGCCGGGGCAGGCCGTGAATCTTGAAGTCGATGTGCTCGCGCGCTACGTGGCGCGCCAGCTTTCGATCGCGAGCGGAGCGCGCGCTACGTCTTCGTCGGAAGAGGCGCCGGGGTGGGGAGGAGAGGTCGCAGAAAACGATGAGCACCACCACCACGAATCCAGGGACGAACGCCTCCTCGCGAAGCTCCGATCGGGGGGATTCCTTTGA
- a CDS encoding PilZ domain-containing protein: protein MSESDRPPVELGPRKDERVTINKEFESYDSFINEYVSNISRTGVFVRSKTPLEVGTKVNLRFTVIMDDIETIEGVGEVVRVHDDPPGMGVVFTELGDEAKRIVDRLLAAQANKE from the coding sequence ATGAGCGAGAGCGACCGTCCTCCTGTTGAACTTGGCCCGCGCAAGGACGAGCGCGTCACCATCAACAAGGAGTTCGAGAGCTACGACTCGTTCATCAACGAGTACGTGTCGAACATCTCCCGCACGGGTGTGTTCGTCCGCTCGAAGACCCCGCTCGAGGTCGGCACCAAGGTCAACCTGCGCTTCACCGTGATCATGGACGACATCGAGACGATCGAGGGCGTCGGCGAGGTGGTGCGCGTCCACGACGACCCGCCCGGCATGGGCGTCGTGTTCACGGAGCTCGGCGACGAGGCGAAGCGGATCGTCGATCGGTTGCTCGCCGCGCAGGCAAACAAAGAGTAA
- a CDS encoding Rne/Rng family ribonuclease, which yields MGKNLLVINVDIRETRVALIENGIIAELHIERDAQKGTLGNIYLGRVSRVLPGMQAAFIDIGLERAAFLHVEDLIRPDDFDAYLAGRHTHGTPHEEEERPAHVPPEITAHVPEEPLRTERDVSISLPTALDVMAEPSGEEVYEEAEDEQAVEAQSSEGPASDEPASEELAADEARAEEGADDATASEDDGDVEPVEATEASAESEEQEDAAQAEEGAEAQAAEVKVEGATGEGETSPTEPRGGRSRRGRGQRGRVRRSGRTRDRRPEAAAPAVVVAVKEAPKEAARETSRAPKEGRSRDRSEKGRGRDGGRGGRDRGGDRTTTKRAHGSHHEPMRVSKTTPIREVIREGQEVLVQVSKEPIGTKGARVTSHVSLPGRYVVYLPTVDHVGISKRIGSEKERSRLREAIESMKPPQGGLIVRTVAEGLTKKQLKSDVGYLVRLWGEVVKKRESVVRGPACLYTELDLVLKTARDLFTDDIEKIVIDSREEYVRLKRFMEMFMPERVDAVELYEGEEPIFDAYGIEDEIQRALSRKVPLPSGGHLIIDQAEALTAIDVNTGKFVGKGSRDLEETILTTNLEAVEEIAYQLRFRNIGGLIILDLIDMERAGNREKVRKRLEELLSRDKAKTTFNRISELGLIEMTRKRTRESLGRIMLEPCFYCDGTGQLQSKQSIAYEILRQIRRERMNLPGYVVIVNAHPAVVDLLKNDERVAVQEAERLFTRRIELVPRKEYHLEQFDLLGR from the coding sequence ATGGGTAAGAATCTCCTCGTCATCAACGTCGACATCCGCGAGACGCGAGTCGCCCTCATCGAAAACGGGATCATCGCCGAGCTGCACATCGAGCGAGATGCGCAGAAGGGGACCCTCGGGAACATCTATCTCGGTAGGGTCAGCCGTGTTCTCCCGGGCATGCAGGCCGCGTTCATCGACATCGGGCTCGAACGCGCGGCCTTCCTGCACGTCGAGGATCTGATCCGTCCGGATGACTTCGACGCGTACCTCGCGGGTCGGCACACGCACGGCACGCCACACGAAGAAGAAGAACGTCCGGCGCACGTACCGCCCGAGATCACGGCGCACGTGCCCGAAGAGCCGCTGCGCACCGAGCGCGACGTGTCGATCTCGCTGCCGACCGCGCTCGACGTGATGGCCGAGCCGAGCGGCGAAGAGGTCTACGAAGAGGCCGAGGACGAGCAAGCCGTCGAGGCGCAGAGCAGCGAAGGGCCAGCGTCGGACGAACCGGCCTCGGAGGAGCTCGCCGCGGACGAGGCGCGCGCCGAGGAAGGTGCGGACGATGCGACGGCGTCGGAAGACGATGGCGACGTCGAGCCCGTCGAGGCGACCGAAGCGAGCGCGGAGTCCGAGGAGCAAGAGGACGCAGCGCAGGCCGAGGAAGGCGCGGAGGCGCAGGCGGCCGAGGTGAAGGTCGAAGGCGCGACCGGCGAAGGCGAGACCTCGCCGACGGAGCCGCGCGGCGGGCGCTCACGACGTGGTCGTGGGCAACGTGGACGCGTGCGTCGGTCCGGACGAACCCGCGATCGTCGGCCGGAGGCCGCAGCGCCTGCGGTGGTGGTGGCGGTGAAGGAAGCGCCCAAGGAGGCCGCTCGCGAGACGTCGCGTGCGCCGAAGGAAGGGCGCAGCCGCGACCGCAGCGAGAAGGGGCGCGGCCGGGATGGAGGCCGCGGAGGTCGTGATCGCGGGGGCGATCGTACGACCACGAAACGAGCGCACGGCAGCCACCACGAGCCGATGCGCGTCTCGAAGACGACGCCGATCCGCGAGGTGATCCGCGAGGGCCAGGAGGTCCTCGTGCAGGTCTCGAAGGAGCCGATCGGGACGAAGGGCGCGCGCGTGACGAGCCACGTCTCGCTGCCGGGTCGCTACGTCGTGTACCTGCCGACGGTCGATCACGTGGGCATCTCGAAGCGCATCGGCTCCGAGAAGGAGCGCTCGCGGCTGCGCGAGGCGATCGAGTCGATGAAGCCGCCGCAGGGCGGGCTCATCGTGCGCACGGTGGCCGAGGGGCTGACGAAGAAGCAGCTCAAGTCGGACGTCGGTTACCTCGTGCGGCTCTGGGGCGAGGTCGTGAAGAAGCGCGAGAGCGTCGTGCGGGGGCCGGCGTGCCTCTACACGGAGCTCGATCTCGTGCTGAAGACGGCGCGTGATCTGTTCACGGACGACATCGAGAAGATCGTGATCGACAGCCGCGAGGAGTACGTCCGGCTGAAGCGCTTCATGGAGATGTTCATGCCGGAGCGCGTGGACGCCGTGGAGCTCTACGAGGGCGAGGAGCCGATCTTCGACGCGTACGGCATCGAGGACGAGATCCAGCGCGCCTTGTCGCGCAAGGTCCCGCTGCCCTCGGGTGGCCACCTGATCATCGACCAGGCCGAGGCGCTCACGGCGATCGACGTGAACACCGGAAAGTTCGTGGGCAAAGGATCGCGTGATCTCGAAGAGACGATCCTCACGACGAACCTGGAGGCGGTCGAGGAGATCGCCTACCAGCTCCGGTTCCGGAACATCGGCGGCCTGATCATCCTCGACCTCATCGACATGGAGCGCGCGGGCAACCGCGAGAAGGTGCGCAAGCGCCTGGAGGAGCTCCTGTCACGGGACAAGGCCAAGACCACGTTCAACCGGATCTCGGAGCTCGGGCTCATCGAGATGACCCGCAAGCGCACGCGGGAGAGCCTCGGGCGCATCATGCTCGAGCCGTGCTTCTACTGCGACGGTACCGGGCAGCTCCAGTCGAAGCAGAGCATCGCGTACGAAATTCTGCGGCAGATCCGGCGCGAGCGTATGAACCTGCCGGGGTACGTGGTGATCGTCAACGCGCACCCGGCGGTCGTCGACCTTCTGAAGAACGACGAGCGCGTCGCCGTGCAAGAGGCCGAGCGCCTCTTCACGCGCCGGATCGAGCTCGTTCCCCGCAAGGAATACCACCTCGAACAGTTCGACCTGCTGGGCAGATGA
- a CDS encoding acyl-CoA carboxylase subunit beta, protein MSEQQSSRAKDAIERLDDMNRRALEGGGAARIAKQHEAGKLTARERVELLLDPGSFVELDRFVVHRCNDFDMDKSKVLGDGVVTGWGLVDGRKVCVFAQDFTVIGGSLSGAYAQKICKVMDLAMKIGAPVIGLNDSGGARIQEGVESLAGYADIFLRNTLASGVVPQISAIMGPCAGGAVYSPAITDFIMMVEGTSYMFITGPEVIKTVTNEDVTKEDLGGASAHAAKSGVCHLTAPDDRAALARVRELLAFLPSNNTEDPPRRPCTDPTDREVPELDTMVPSESSKPYDIKNVVRAVVDDGYLYEVHERYAQNIVCGFARVGGRTVGVVANQPNVLAGCLDIRASIKGARFVRFCDCFNIPLVTFVDVPGFLPGTDQEYGGIITHGAKLLYAFAEATVPKITVITRKAYGGAYDVMASKHIRADYNLAFPTAEIAVMGPDGAVNIVYRKEIQSASDPAAARARFVEEYKAKFANPYKAAELGFIDEVIHPRTLRIRLDRALELLRDKRDKNPPKKHGNIPL, encoded by the coding sequence ATGTCCGAACAACAGAGCTCCCGCGCGAAAGACGCGATCGAACGACTCGACGACATGAACCGCCGTGCCCTCGAGGGGGGCGGCGCGGCGCGAATCGCAAAGCAACACGAGGCCGGCAAGCTCACCGCGCGCGAGCGCGTCGAGCTCTTGCTCGACCCTGGATCCTTCGTCGAGCTCGACCGCTTCGTCGTGCACCGTTGCAACGACTTCGACATGGACAAGTCGAAGGTCCTCGGCGACGGCGTGGTGACCGGCTGGGGGCTCGTCGACGGCCGCAAGGTCTGCGTGTTCGCGCAGGACTTCACGGTGATCGGGGGATCGCTCTCGGGGGCCTACGCGCAGAAGATCTGCAAGGTGATGGATCTCGCGATGAAGATCGGAGCGCCCGTGATCGGGCTCAACGACTCCGGCGGGGCGCGGATCCAGGAAGGCGTCGAGTCGCTCGCGGGCTACGCGGACATCTTCCTGCGCAACACGCTGGCGAGCGGCGTCGTGCCGCAGATCAGCGCCATCATGGGCCCTTGCGCGGGCGGCGCCGTGTACTCGCCGGCGATCACGGACTTCATCATGATGGTCGAGGGGACGAGCTACATGTTCATCACGGGCCCCGAGGTCATCAAGACGGTGACGAACGAGGACGTGACCAAGGAGGACCTCGGCGGCGCCTCGGCGCACGCGGCAAAAAGCGGCGTCTGCCACCTGACGGCCCCCGACGATCGCGCGGCGCTCGCGCGCGTGCGGGAGCTCCTCGCCTTTTTGCCCTCCAACAATACCGAGGATCCGCCGCGGCGGCCTTGCACCGATCCCACGGATCGCGAGGTGCCGGAGCTCGACACCATGGTGCCGAGCGAATCTTCGAAGCCGTACGACATCAAGAATGTCGTACGCGCGGTCGTCGACGACGGCTACCTCTACGAAGTGCACGAGCGCTACGCGCAGAACATCGTCTGCGGCTTCGCGCGCGTCGGCGGGCGGACGGTGGGCGTCGTGGCGAACCAGCCGAACGTGCTCGCGGGGTGCCTCGACATCCGCGCGAGCATCAAGGGCGCGCGCTTCGTGCGGTTCTGCGACTGCTTCAACATCCCGCTCGTCACGTTCGTCGACGTGCCCGGCTTCTTGCCCGGGACCGATCAGGAGTACGGCGGCATCATCACGCACGGCGCGAAGCTGCTCTACGCGTTCGCCGAGGCGACGGTTCCGAAGATCACGGTGATCACGCGCAAGGCCTACGGCGGCGCGTACGACGTGATGGCCTCGAAGCACATCCGCGCGGACTACAACCTCGCTTTCCCGACGGCGGAGATCGCGGTGATGGGGCCCGACGGCGCGGTGAACATCGTCTACCGCAAGGAGATCCAGTCGGCGTCGGATCCGGCGGCGGCGCGCGCGCGGTTCGTCGAGGAGTACAAGGCGAAGTTCGCGAACCCCTACAAGGCCGCGGAGCTCGGCTTCATCGACGAGGTCATCCACCCGAGGACGCTCCGCATCCGCCTCGACCGTGCGCTCGAGCTTCTTCGTGACAAGCGCGACAAGAATCCTCCGAAGAAGCACGGCAACATTCCGCTTTGA
- a CDS encoding bifunctional serine/threonine-protein kinase/formylglycine-generating enzyme family protein, producing MKPAPTCEAGASALPNAKGDAPSFEEMDPIAPTLPDGGARYCIVERLGTGGTGVVYAAEDRAASRLVALKTRKEDSDDPDGSQGLFLHEARVAAQLEHPNIVPVYDVGRLPDGRPFYTMRIVKQQNLHDVLMQPELHPKWPLARLVSAFVQISRALAYAHRRGVVHRDIKPENILLGDEGEVYLSDWGNARMLTGIEPTSPISLPDDDPFFIRGEGGYPSGLSGTPGYIAPEQIRGERAKIDHRADIFALGVVLYEMLTGEHPFDAPTVLGVILATQTRDPRPPRAVAPSCPLVLEDLCLAMLSKDPAKRPHCAALVAGGAEAFLEGAKERDRRRAEARSLCELAREPAQRDKALRLERAQLDAEARRLRADVKSYDPIDRKRPAWALEDRAAAVEREQARAMAEAIDLYTKALAYDPELEEARSGLADLYWARALAAGAERRHASRIYYEALVSEFDVGSYAALLRSDACLAIETNPPGARVLAYRYVEKDRVLVASEERYLGRTPITEVRLSPGSYLLVLRRPGFRDVRYPVLLRRGERHEATVNLYTEEEIGDGFVYIPGGSFIAGGDDDAPDALARTEPVVADFAISRFPVTFRQYCDFLDRIEERSHALALMRAPRDFRGTEGYVVRRGEHGQWEPVSGLIEGDARKQFPHEEGHLLDVPVLLVDWFDAAAYCAFHTEHEDFEMRLPTELEWEKAARGTDGRIHPWGDPFDPTFCLMRASRPYLPQPEPVGTFPLDESPYGVRDMAGGVREWVGDVHGERTWSETSTEPEPGAGALRDASEWRVIRSGGWSTTPEYTRSAARTRFFALTRATHLGFRVAHDLPRRHPR from the coding sequence ATGAAGCCCGCTCCGACCTGCGAGGCCGGCGCATCGGCACTGCCGAACGCCAAAGGCGATGCACCCTCGTTCGAGGAGATGGATCCCATCGCACCCACGCTCCCCGACGGAGGCGCACGCTACTGCATCGTCGAGCGCCTCGGCACCGGCGGCACGGGCGTCGTCTACGCCGCCGAAGACCGCGCCGCGAGCCGCCTCGTCGCGCTGAAGACGCGCAAAGAGGACAGCGACGATCCGGACGGGAGCCAAGGCCTCTTCCTCCACGAGGCGCGCGTCGCTGCGCAGCTCGAGCACCCCAACATCGTCCCCGTCTACGACGTCGGCCGCCTGCCCGACGGCCGGCCCTTCTACACGATGCGCATCGTCAAGCAGCAGAACTTGCACGACGTGCTCATGCAGCCCGAGCTCCACCCGAAGTGGCCGCTCGCGCGCCTCGTCTCCGCATTCGTCCAGATCTCGCGCGCCCTCGCCTACGCGCATCGCCGCGGCGTCGTGCACCGCGACATCAAGCCGGAGAACATCCTGCTCGGCGACGAGGGCGAGGTGTACCTGAGCGACTGGGGCAACGCGCGCATGCTCACGGGCATCGAGCCCACCTCACCGATCTCGCTCCCCGACGACGATCCTTTCTTCATCCGCGGCGAAGGTGGTTATCCGAGCGGTTTGTCCGGGACCCCGGGTTACATCGCCCCCGAGCAGATCCGCGGCGAGCGCGCGAAGATCGATCACCGCGCCGACATCTTCGCGCTCGGCGTGGTGCTCTACGAAATGCTCACGGGCGAGCACCCCTTCGACGCACCCACCGTGCTCGGCGTGATCCTCGCGACGCAGACGCGGGATCCCAGGCCGCCGCGCGCCGTCGCGCCGAGCTGCCCGCTCGTGCTCGAGGACCTCTGCCTCGCCATGCTCTCGAAGGATCCCGCGAAACGGCCGCACTGCGCCGCGCTCGTCGCGGGCGGAGCCGAGGCTTTCCTCGAAGGCGCGAAGGAGCGGGATCGTCGCCGCGCCGAGGCGCGATCGCTCTGCGAGCTCGCGCGTGAGCCGGCCCAGCGCGACAAGGCCCTGCGCCTCGAACGCGCGCAGCTCGACGCCGAGGCGCGGCGCCTGCGCGCCGACGTGAAGAGCTACGATCCGATCGATCGCAAGCGCCCCGCGTGGGCCCTCGAAGATCGCGCCGCCGCCGTGGAGCGCGAGCAGGCGCGTGCCATGGCCGAAGCGATCGACCTCTACACGAAGGCGCTCGCGTACGATCCCGAGCTTGAAGAGGCGCGCTCGGGCCTCGCCGATCTCTACTGGGCCCGCGCCCTCGCCGCTGGCGCCGAGCGTCGCCACGCGAGCCGCATCTACTACGAAGCCCTCGTCTCCGAGTTCGACGTCGGCAGTTACGCCGCGCTCCTCCGCTCCGACGCGTGCCTCGCGATCGAAACGAACCCGCCCGGCGCGCGCGTCCTCGCCTATCGCTACGTCGAAAAGGATCGTGTCCTCGTCGCGAGCGAAGAGCGCTACCTCGGCCGCACGCCCATCACCGAGGTCCGCCTCTCGCCGGGCAGCTACCTGCTCGTGCTGCGCCGCCCCGGCTTTCGCGACGTTCGTTACCCCGTCTTGCTCCGCCGCGGCGAGCGCCACGAGGCCACGGTCAACCTCTACACGGAGGAGGAGATCGGCGATGGCTTCGTCTACATCCCCGGCGGCTCGTTCATCGCGGGCGGCGACGACGACGCGCCCGACGCGCTCGCACGTACCGAGCCTGTCGTCGCCGATTTCGCGATCTCGCGCTTCCCCGTCACCTTCCGGCAGTACTGCGACTTCCTCGACCGCATCGAGGAGCGCTCCCACGCGCTCGCGCTCATGCGCGCCCCGCGCGACTTCCGCGGCACCGAAGGCTACGTCGTGCGCCGCGGCGAGCACGGTCAGTGGGAGCCCGTCTCCGGCCTCATCGAAGGCGATGCGCGCAAGCAGTTCCCCCACGAAGAGGGGCACCTCCTCGACGTGCCCGTCCTCCTCGTCGATTGGTTCGACGCCGCCGCGTACTGCGCGTTCCACACCGAACACGAGGACTTCGAGATGCGTTTGCCCACGGAGCTCGAATGGGAGAAGGCCGCGCGCGGCACCGACGGCCGCATCCATCCCTGGGGAGATCCTTTTGATCCCACCTTCTGCCTCATGCGCGCCTCGCGCCCCTACCTCCCGCAGCCCGAGCCTGTCGGCACCTTCCCGCTCGACGAATCACCGTACGGCGTCCGCGACATGGCGGGCGGCGTGCGCGAGTGGGTTGGCGACGTGCACGGCGAGCGCACGTGGTCCGAGACGAGCACCGAGCCCGAGCCCGGCGCTGGCGCCTTGCGCGATGCCTCCGAGTGGCGCGTCATCCGCTCGGGCGGTTGGTCCACGACGCCCGAGTACACCCGCAGCGCTGCGCGCACGCGCTTCTTCGCCCTCACCCGCGCGACGCACCTCGGCTTCCGCGTCGCGCACGATCTCCCGCGCCGCCACCCGCGCTGA
- a CDS encoding peptidylprolyl isomerase: MLVRRAQSSLFVAAIVALSAGCNDKAVAPSAADAAPPAAGLSQEQAARTLAKVGDRVITLGDFAATLERMDQFDRLRYQTKERRKELLDEIIDVELLAAEARRRGLDKQPETEEAIRQILRDAILADARKGLPAPGEIPATEVRAYYEAHAEEFREPERRRVAAIVLSDKKTAERVLKDATKIKTAAEWGELFYKHSVTAAKTKDPSASVDLAGDLGVVGAPDDPRGKNPKIPESIRAAVFKIGSVGSVLDEIVEADGRFYVVRMNGITAAHSRTLQEADRSIRVKLLQQKMQEREKALEAELKKKFAVEIDDAALAKVKLPEGVKPFEGQDPGPWALPGYTPPGQEAADGGAGDAGAP; this comes from the coding sequence ATGCTGGTGAGGCGCGCGCAATCGTCCCTGTTCGTCGCGGCAATCGTCGCGCTCTCCGCGGGCTGCAACGACAAGGCCGTGGCGCCGTCCGCAGCGGACGCGGCGCCGCCCGCGGCAGGGCTCTCGCAAGAGCAAGCCGCGCGGACGCTGGCGAAGGTCGGCGATCGGGTGATCACGCTCGGCGACTTCGCCGCGACGCTGGAGCGGATGGATCAGTTCGACAGGCTCCGCTACCAGACGAAGGAGCGCCGAAAAGAGCTGCTCGACGAGATCATCGACGTGGAGCTGCTCGCCGCCGAGGCGCGGCGTCGCGGGCTCGACAAGCAGCCCGAGACGGAAGAGGCGATCCGTCAGATCCTGCGCGACGCGATCCTCGCCGATGCGCGGAAAGGTCTGCCCGCGCCGGGCGAGATTCCGGCGACCGAGGTGCGCGCGTACTACGAGGCGCACGCGGAGGAATTCCGCGAGCCGGAGCGGCGTCGCGTCGCGGCGATCGTGCTGTCCGACAAGAAGACGGCAGAGCGCGTGTTGAAGGACGCGACGAAGATCAAAACCGCGGCCGAGTGGGGCGAGCTTTTCTACAAGCACTCGGTGACGGCGGCGAAGACGAAGGATCCGAGCGCGTCGGTGGATCTCGCGGGGGATCTCGGCGTGGTCGGCGCGCCCGACGATCCGCGCGGCAAGAACCCGAAGATCCCCGAGTCGATCCGCGCAGCGGTGTTCAAGATCGGCAGCGTGGGGTCGGTGCTCGACGAGATCGTCGAGGCGGACGGTCGGTTTTACGTGGTGCGAATGAACGGCATCACGGCGGCGCACAGCCGAACGCTCCAGGAAGCGGATCGCTCGATCCGCGTGAAACTCTTGCAGCAGAAGATGCAGGAGCGCGAGAAGGCGCTTGAAGCGGAGCTCAAGAAGAAGTTCGCCGTGGAGATCGACGACGCGGCGCTCGCGAAGGTGAAGCTCCCCGAAGGCGTGAAACCCTTCGAAGGCCAGGATCCGGGGCCGTGGGCGCTGCCCGGATACACGCCGCCCGGGCAAGAAGCGGCGGACGGCGGCGCGGGCGACGCGGGCGCGCCTTAG
- the pyrH gene encoding UMP kinase, with protein MKYRRIVLKISGEALCGEGNFGIHPDTLQRVAAEIAELSSLGVQIGIVVGGGNIFRGLKGASAGMDRSQSDYMGMLATVINSLALQDALEKHGVPTRVMTAIEIRQVAEPYIRRRAMRHLEKGSVVIFAAGTGNPFFSTDTAAALRAMEIQAQALFKATKVEGIYDRDPARHEDAQMFTKLSYDRFLVDRIGVMDSTAVTLCRENKLPIRVFKLTTRGNILRVCKGENIGTVVEA; from the coding sequence CTGAAGTACCGCCGCATCGTCCTCAAGATCAGCGGCGAGGCCCTGTGCGGCGAGGGCAACTTCGGCATTCACCCCGACACGCTCCAGCGCGTCGCCGCCGAGATCGCGGAGCTCTCCTCGCTCGGCGTGCAGATCGGCATCGTCGTCGGCGGAGGCAACATCTTCCGCGGCTTGAAGGGCGCGAGCGCCGGCATGGATCGCTCGCAGAGCGACTACATGGGCATGCTCGCGACGGTCATCAACTCGCTCGCGCTCCAGGACGCGCTCGAAAAACACGGCGTCCCCACGCGCGTGATGACGGCGATCGAGATCCGCCAGGTCGCCGAGCCGTACATCCGGCGCCGCGCGATGCGACACCTCGAGAAGGGCAGCGTGGTCATCTTCGCGGCCGGCACGGGCAACCCGTTCTTCTCGACGGACACCGCGGCGGCGCTCCGGGCGATGGAGATCCAGGCGCAGGCGCTCTTCAAGGCCACCAAGGTCGAGGGCATCTACGACCGCGATCCGGCGCGCCACGAGGATGCGCAGATGTTCACGAAGCTCTCGTACGACCGCTTCCTCGTCGACCGGATCGGCGTGATGGACTCGACCGCCGTCACGCTCTGCCGCGAGAACAAGCTCCCCATCCGCGTCTTCAAGTTGACGACGCGCGGGAACATCCTGCGCGTCTGCAAAGGCGAAAACATCGGCACCGTCGTCGAGGCGTGA